The DNA region ACCCACAGGCGGCGGCCGACCGGCCGAAGGGCATCATCGCCAACCCGAACTGCACCACGATGGCCGCGATGCCGGTGCTGCGGCCGCTGCATGTCGAGGCCAACCTGGTCAGCCTGGTCGTGTCCACGTACCAGGCGGTCTCCGGTGCCGGCCTGGCCGGCGTGGCCGAGCTGGACGAGCAGGTCCGCAAGGTCGCCGAAGGCGCGGCCGGGCTGGCGTTCGACGGTGCCGCCGTGGAGTTCCCGGCACCCCGGTCGTTCGCCGCGCCGATCGCCTTCAACGTGCTGCCGCTCGCCGGCGCGCTGGTCGACGACGGCTCCGCCGAAACCGACGAGGAGCAGAAGCTGCGCAACGAGAGCCGCAAGATTCTCGGCATTCCGCAGTTGAAGGTCTCCGGCACCTGCGTGCGGGTGCCGGTCTTCACTGGTCACTCGTTGCAGATCAACGCCCGGTTCGCCCGGCCGATCAGCCCACGCCGGGCCGTCGAACTGCTCACCGGTGCTCCCGGCGTGGCGTTGGCCGACGTGCCGACGCCGCTGCAGGCCGCCGGTCAGGATCCGACCTACGTCGGCCGGATCCGCGTCGACGAGACCGTCGAGAACGGCCTGGCGTTGTTCTGCTCGAACGACAACCTGCGCAAGGGTGCCGCGCTCAACGCGGTGCAGATCGCCGAGCTGCTCATCGCCGGCTCCGCCTGAGCCGGCCGCCGTCACTGCTGGTACGACCCCGCGCCGCCCTGCCGCTCGACGAGCAGCAGGGCGGCGTCGTCGCTGATCTGACCGCCGGCATGCCGCTGCAGCTCAGCCACGATCCGGTCCAACGCCTCGGAACGGTCGGGCAGGTCCAGGCAGGCGGTGACCCGGGTGGAGGAGAGGAACTCGCCTCCACCGTTGCGCGCCTCGATCAGTCCGTCGGTGTAGAGCAGCAGCCGGTCGCCGGGATGCCAGACCCGGATCACCGGATCGGGGTCGGGCGCGTCGCGGCGCAGCCCCAACGGTGGGTGCCGGTCCGCCGGTTCGAGGATCTCCAGCGTGCCCTCGGCGGTCCGCAGCGCCGGAGCCGGGTGGCCGCAGTTGAGCACGGTGACGGTGTCGCCACGTAGTTGCACCAACGCGGCGGTGACGAACTGGGCCGGCTGCCCGGTGCTGACCGCGTCGCGGTGCACCGCCTGGTCCAGATCGGCGGCGACGGCGGTCAGCTCCGGTTGGACGAAGGCCGACTGGCGGAACGCGCCCATCACCGTGGTCGCCATCTGGACCGCCTGCAG from Solwaraspora sp. WMMD791 includes:
- a CDS encoding aspartate-semialdehyde dehydrogenase, which gives rise to MRIGIVGATGQVGGVMRQVLEQRQVPVDELRLFASARSAGRTLPWRGGEVVVEDAASADYRGLDIALFSAGKGTSKELAPRVAEAGAVVIDNSSAWRMDPDVPLVVAEVNPQAAADRPKGIIANPNCTTMAAMPVLRPLHVEANLVSLVVSTYQAVSGAGLAGVAELDEQVRKVAEGAAGLAFDGAAVEFPAPRSFAAPIAFNVLPLAGALVDDGSAETDEEQKLRNESRKILGIPQLKVSGTCVRVPVFTGHSLQINARFARPISPRRAVELLTGAPGVALADVPTPLQAAGQDPTYVGRIRVDETVENGLALFCSNDNLRKGAALNAVQIAELLIAGSA